A window of the Butyricimonas virosa genome harbors these coding sequences:
- the rsmG gene encoding 16S rRNA (guanine(527)-N(7))-methyltransferase RsmG — MDIVEKYFTGLSERQSEQFQQLEGLYREWNEKINVISRKDIDALNVHHVLHSLAIAKVISFKAGTKVLDVGTGGGFPGIPLAIMFPEVDFFLVDSIGKKIKVVEGVAGALGLKNVIARQLRVETMKEKFDFIVSRAVTAFPAFVALTKKRIRENSFNDLSNGILYLKGGDFEEEIRDFKDKISIYNIPDFFEEEFFETKKLIYMKLLK, encoded by the coding sequence ATGGATATTGTTGAAAAATATTTTACCGGGTTAAGTGAGAGACAATCGGAACAGTTCCAACAATTGGAGGGGCTTTACCGAGAATGGAATGAAAAGATTAATGTGATTTCGAGGAAAGATATAGATGCTTTGAACGTGCATCATGTTTTACATTCTTTGGCGATAGCAAAGGTGATTTCTTTCAAAGCGGGGACAAAAGTGCTGGATGTCGGAACGGGAGGAGGTTTTCCCGGAATTCCGTTGGCTATTATGTTTCCGGAGGTAGATTTTTTTCTGGTAGATTCTATCGGGAAGAAAATTAAAGTGGTAGAGGGAGTTGCAGGAGCTTTAGGTTTAAAAAATGTGATAGCAAGGCAATTGAGAGTAGAGACTATGAAAGAAAAATTTGATTTCATAGTGAGTCGTGCCGTGACGGCTTTTCCGGCTTTTGTAGCCTTGACCAAGAAGCGTATTCGGGAGAATAGTTTTAACGATTTGTCCAATGGAATTTTGTATTTGAAGGGAGGGGATTTTGAAGAAGAGATTCGGGATTTTAAGGATAAAATTTCTATTTATAATATTCCTGATTTTTTTGAGGAAGAGTTTTTTGAAACGAAGAAATTAATTTATATGAAATTACTCAAATAA
- the rho gene encoding transcription termination factor Rho, which translates to MYDILELNEKLLSDLRQIAKELNVKRIESFKKKELIYKILDQQAMIATEETAPVELKEKKPRVRVIRGGAEKVGDSKGGLAKFNRNKDKKADAKQEKPQNETVKEASEKKDAVLPVEEVQPINVVHSDILDKDLVFSRTENGIVVEKKGEVVAEPQEMEVKNEISEAPKREQAGQKQDRKFFDKRNRKQTNREEVKSEEGKEEVKEEKVVEEVVKEEQVAERPSRPKFVKRNRRVERDEETIRQDVEENDFEDVENESGVKEEAENENYESVPAEFEERRESQNKMRFDKRDKYYEFEGIILNSGVLEIMPDGYGFLRSSDYNYLNSPDDIYVSQSQIKLFGLSTGDTVEGTVRPPKEGEKYFPLIKVSKINGKSPEAVRDRIPFDHLTPLFPNEKFNLTGSGRATISTRVVDMFAPIGKGQRGLIVAQPKTGKTMLLKEIANAISANHPEVYLIILLIDERPEEVTDMARSVNAEVIASTFDEPAERHVKVANIVLEKAKRMVECGHDVVILLDSITRLARAYNTVSPASGKVLSGGVDANALHKPKRFFGAARNIENGGSLTILATALTETGSKMDDVIFEEFKGTGNMELQLDRKLSNRRIYPAVDITASSTRRDDLLLEDYTLNRIWILRNYLTDMNSVEAMQFVKDRLEKTKSNEEFLISMNDK; encoded by the coding sequence ATGTACGATATTTTAGAACTGAATGAAAAGTTACTTTCAGATTTGCGTCAAATTGCAAAAGAACTGAATGTTAAAAGGATTGAATCCTTTAAAAAGAAAGAATTAATATACAAAATTTTAGATCAGCAAGCCATGATTGCTACCGAGGAAACAGCTCCCGTTGAACTGAAGGAGAAAAAACCTCGTGTACGAGTGATAAGGGGAGGTGCTGAAAAAGTGGGAGATTCCAAAGGAGGATTGGCCAAATTTAATCGGAATAAAGATAAGAAGGCTGATGCTAAACAAGAGAAACCCCAAAATGAAACTGTCAAAGAGGCTTCCGAAAAGAAAGATGCGGTTTTACCCGTAGAGGAAGTGCAGCCGATCAATGTTGTGCATAGTGATATTTTGGATAAGGATCTGGTTTTCAGTCGTACGGAAAACGGTATTGTTGTAGAGAAAAAAGGAGAGGTTGTTGCAGAACCACAGGAAATGGAAGTAAAGAATGAAATTTCAGAGGCTCCTAAGCGTGAGCAAGCCGGACAAAAGCAAGACCGTAAGTTTTTCGATAAGCGTAACCGGAAACAAACCAATAGGGAAGAGGTGAAAAGTGAAGAAGGTAAAGAAGAGGTGAAAGAGGAAAAGGTGGTTGAAGAGGTTGTTAAAGAGGAACAGGTGGCAGAAAGACCCAGTCGTCCGAAGTTTGTAAAACGGAATAGACGTGTTGAGAGAGATGAAGAAACCATTCGTCAAGATGTGGAAGAGAATGATTTTGAAGATGTTGAAAATGAATCTGGCGTTAAGGAAGAAGCTGAAAATGAAAATTATGAAAGCGTTCCTGCTGAGTTTGAAGAAAGAAGAGAAAGTCAAAACAAGATGCGTTTTGACAAACGCGATAAATATTATGAGTTCGAAGGAATTATTTTAAATTCGGGTGTGTTGGAAATCATGCCTGACGGGTATGGATTCCTTAGATCTTCTGATTATAATTACTTGAATTCTCCGGATGATATTTACGTGTCTCAAAGTCAGATCAAGTTGTTTGGTTTGTCAACAGGAGACACGGTGGAAGGAACCGTGCGTCCCCCGAAAGAAGGAGAGAAGTATTTCCCCTTGATTAAAGTGTCGAAAATTAACGGGAAGTCTCCGGAAGCGGTGCGTGACCGAATCCCGTTTGATCACTTAACCCCGCTTTTTCCAAATGAAAAATTCAATCTTACCGGAAGTGGACGTGCTACGATTTCTACTCGTGTGGTGGATATGTTTGCCCCGATTGGTAAAGGACAGCGCGGTTTGATCGTGGCTCAGCCGAAAACGGGTAAGACGATGTTGTTAAAAGAAATTGCTAATGCAATTTCAGCTAATCATCCTGAAGTGTATTTGATCATCCTGTTGATTGACGAGCGTCCAGAGGAGGTAACTGATATGGCTCGTAGCGTGAATGCAGAGGTGATTGCCTCTACTTTTGACGAGCCGGCAGAGCGTCACGTGAAGGTGGCCAATATCGTGTTGGAAAAAGCTAAGCGTATGGTAGAATGTGGGCATGACGTGGTGATCTTGTTGGATTCAATTACTCGTCTGGCTCGTGCTTATAATACGGTATCACCTGCATCCGGAAAGGTGCTTTCCGGTGGTGTGGATGCAAATGCATTACACAAGCCGAAACGGTTCTTTGGTGCAGCTCGTAATATTGAAAATGGTGGTTCGTTGACAATCCTGGCAACAGCTTTGACAGAGACCGGTTCAAAAATGGACGACGTGATTTTCGAGGAATTCAAGGGTACTGGAAATATGGAGTTGCAGTTGGATCGCAAGTTGTCCAACCGTCGTATTTACCCGGCTGTGGATATTACGGCATCAAGTACGCGTCGTGATGACTTGTTGTTGGAGGACTACACGTTGAACCGTATCTGGATTTTGCGTAACTATCTGACAGATATGAATTCTGTTGAGGCAATGCAATTCGTGAAGGATCGTTTGGAAAAGACGAAATCTAACGAGGAATTCTTGATCTCGATGAATGATAAATAG
- a CDS encoding AAA family ATPase, with product MESLRNTHKILMKERTSAIRRGLLDAIDSRARLIAIKGSRGVGKTNFLLDFCKDHYKDNPSCLYVNINNLFFAMEGLFNFVERFYKLGGKVLLLDQIHKYPNWDRELREAYDRFPDLQIVFTASSILRVKSNKYLHGIVEMYNLSGLSFREFLELETGYKFPVYSFEEIVEHHEEIVNDILEKVRPLAFFNNYLKYGYYPIYLEEKSHIDYLLKNINLTLEFDIPYNNQIELKYLTKLKQLLFIVANGNSNINISKLSAQIGVSRATVLNYLHYMKNARLLTLLFDRESDDENGLKPNQVFLHNPNLLNAVCLDQTDSFMIRKTFLISQLCAVAKLNFSGNEDLFVNQKYEISVRQQGDKGRVRDSVILMTDMIERGKKNVIPLWLAGFVY from the coding sequence ATGGAGAGTTTACGTAACACGCATAAGATCTTGATGAAAGAAAGGACATCGGCTATCCGTCGTGGTTTATTGGATGCGATAGATTCTCGTGCCCGGTTGATTGCGATAAAGGGAAGTCGTGGTGTAGGGAAGACCAATTTCCTTCTAGATTTTTGCAAGGATCATTATAAGGACAACCCTTCTTGTCTTTACGTGAATATCAATAACTTGTTCTTTGCGATGGAAGGATTGTTTAATTTCGTGGAACGTTTCTACAAGCTGGGAGGGAAAGTGTTGTTATTGGATCAGATCCATAAGTATCCAAACTGGGACCGGGAATTGCGGGAGGCTTACGATCGTTTCCCGGATTTGCAGATCGTTTTTACCGCATCTTCTATTTTGCGGGTCAAATCCAACAAATATTTGCATGGAATCGTGGAGATGTACAACCTGAGCGGTTTGTCGTTTCGGGAGTTTTTGGAGTTAGAAACGGGATATAAGTTTCCCGTTTATTCTTTCGAGGAAATCGTGGAACACCACGAGGAGATCGTGAACGATATTCTTGAAAAGGTACGTCCGTTAGCTTTTTTTAATAACTATTTGAAATATGGTTATTATCCTATATATTTGGAGGAGAAATCACATATTGATTATTTGCTGAAAAACATCAACTTAACATTGGAGTTTGATATTCCGTATAATAATCAAATCGAGCTGAAGTACTTGACAAAATTGAAACAATTACTTTTTATCGTGGCAAATGGTAATAGTAATATTAATATTAGTAAGTTGAGTGCCCAGATTGGTGTTTCTCGTGCAACAGTGTTAAATTACCTGCATTACATGAAGAATGCTCGGTTATTAACTTTGTTGTTTGATCGGGAAAGTGATGACGAGAACGGGCTAAAACCAAATCAAGTATTTTTGCATAATCCAAATTTGCTGAATGCGGTTTGTCTGGATCAGACAGATTCATTTATGATTCGGAAAACATTTTTAATTAGTCAATTATGTGCCGTGGCAAAATTGAATTTTTCGGGAAATGAAGATTTATTCGTGAACCAGAAATACGAGATTTCTGTACGGCAACAAGGAGATAAAGGGCGAGTCCGAGATTCAGTAATTCTGATGACCGATATGATCGAACGAGGTAAAAAGAATGTTATACCCTTGTGGCTCGCTGGTTTTGTGTATTGA
- the nifJ gene encoding pyruvate:ferredoxin (flavodoxin) oxidoreductase yields MAKEKKFITCDGNAAAAHVAYMFSEVSCIYPITPSSPMAEYVDEWAAKGRKNLFGETVRVMEMQSEAGAAGAVHGSLQAGALTTTYTASQGLLLMIPNMYKIAGELLPCVFHVSARALAAHALSIFGDHADVYAARQTGFAMLASGSVQEVMDLSAVSHLTAIKSRVPFVNFFDGFRTSHEIQKIEELDMEEIRGLVDMKALQEFRDRAQTSENPVTKGTAQNPDVYFQGREAANKFYDAVPDIVANYMDEMSKITGRTYRPFVYYGAKDAENIVIAMGSVTETIREVIDYKLAQGEKVGMIAVHLYRPFSAKYFMEAVPATVKRIAVLDRTKEPGATGDPLYLDVKDVFYGQKNAPMIVGGRYGLGSKDVTPGQIIAVYKNLTMNEPKNQFTIGIVDDVTFRSLPVEPEVKVNSDHMYEAKFYGLGSDGTVGANKNSIKIIGGATNKYCQAYFAYDSKKSGGFTASHLRFGDDPIRSTYLVTTPDFVACHVPAYIHMYDVLKGLKKGGSFLLNSLWDEKEVGEHLPNAMKRYLAENEINFYIINGTKIGQQLGLGNRTNTIMQSAFFKITNVIPYDLAVSEMKKAIDKSYGKKGEAIVKMNYAAVDAGGLAENVVKVTVPAEWKNLKDETCAHDENRPEFIRNVVDVMNAQKGDDLPVSAFAGREDGTFPAGTSKFEKRGIAISVPEWQVNNCIQCNQCAYVCPHAAIRPFLITDEELAAAPAGTETKPAIGKELAGLKFKIQVSPLDCTGCGNCADVCPAKEKALIMKPLESQEAEIARFEYMDKKVGYKKVVEPNNVKNSQFQQPLFEFSGACAGCGETPYIKLITQLFGERMMVANATGCTSIYGGSAPSTPYCKNYQSGRGVAWANSLFEDNAEYGLGMAEGNNRLRDRAKRLLEENLSNFSAETQAAVNEWLAAFEDGEKTLVASDNMSAALAKENSAIAKEILELKAYFTKKSQWIFGGDGWAYDIGYGGLDHVLASGHNVNVLVVDTEVYSNTGGQSSKSTPVGAVAKFAASGKRVRKKDLGAMAMSYGYVYVAQVAMGSNQAQYLKALKEAEAYDGPSLIIAYAPCINHGLKASMGKSQAEEKKAVECGYWQLYRYNPALEEEGKNPFQLDSKEPDYSKFRDYLMGEVRFNSLLKAAPEEAEKLFAKTQSDAKWRYEGYKRRAEMKYGE; encoded by the coding sequence ATGGCAAAAGAAAAGAAATTTATCACATGTGATGGTAACGCTGCAGCTGCTCATGTAGCTTACATGTTCAGCGAGGTATCGTGTATCTATCCTATTACTCCGTCGTCTCCGATGGCAGAGTATGTAGACGAATGGGCTGCTAAAGGTAGAAAGAACTTGTTCGGGGAGACAGTAAGAGTGATGGAAATGCAATCAGAGGCAGGTGCTGCCGGAGCCGTTCACGGTTCTTTGCAAGCTGGTGCGTTAACCACGACCTACACGGCTTCTCAGGGATTATTATTAATGATTCCTAATATGTATAAGATTGCAGGTGAATTACTTCCTTGTGTTTTCCATGTGAGTGCTCGTGCTTTGGCTGCTCATGCACTTTCTATTTTCGGTGATCATGCAGACGTTTACGCTGCTCGCCAAACCGGTTTCGCTATGTTGGCCTCCGGTTCAGTGCAAGAAGTAATGGACCTTTCTGCCGTATCACATTTGACTGCTATTAAGTCAAGAGTTCCTTTCGTTAATTTCTTTGATGGTTTCCGTACCTCTCACGAGATTCAGAAAATCGAAGAGTTGGACATGGAGGAAATTCGCGGATTGGTTGATATGAAAGCTTTGCAGGAATTCCGTGACCGGGCTCAAACTTCAGAGAACCCTGTAACAAAGGGAACCGCACAAAATCCAGACGTGTATTTCCAGGGTAGAGAGGCTGCCAATAAGTTCTATGATGCAGTACCTGACATCGTGGCTAACTATATGGATGAAATGTCCAAGATTACAGGTCGTACTTATCGTCCGTTCGTTTATTACGGAGCTAAAGATGCCGAGAATATCGTCATTGCTATGGGTTCCGTGACCGAGACTATTCGTGAGGTGATCGATTATAAACTTGCTCAGGGAGAGAAAGTGGGTATGATCGCTGTTCATTTGTATCGTCCGTTCTCTGCTAAATATTTCATGGAAGCAGTTCCCGCTACCGTAAAACGTATTGCGGTTCTTGACCGTACAAAAGAACCGGGAGCAACCGGAGATCCATTGTATCTTGACGTGAAAGACGTGTTCTACGGACAAAAGAATGCCCCGATGATCGTTGGCGGACGTTACGGGTTAGGTTCTAAGGATGTAACCCCGGGACAAATTATCGCTGTTTACAAGAATTTGACTATGAACGAGCCGAAAAACCAATTTACTATTGGTATCGTGGATGACGTGACTTTTCGTTCTCTTCCAGTTGAACCGGAAGTGAAGGTGAATTCAGATCATATGTACGAGGCTAAGTTCTATGGTTTAGGTTCTGATGGTACAGTAGGTGCCAATAAAAACTCTATCAAGATTATCGGTGGAGCAACCAATAAATATTGCCAAGCTTATTTCGCTTATGACTCAAAGAAATCAGGTGGTTTCACGGCTTCTCACCTTCGTTTTGGTGATGATCCTATCCGTTCAACCTATTTGGTAACTACTCCTGACTTCGTGGCTTGTCATGTGCCTGCATACATTCACATGTATGATGTGTTGAAAGGTTTGAAAAAAGGCGGTTCTTTCTTGTTAAATTCTCTTTGGGATGAGAAAGAGGTAGGTGAACACCTTCCGAATGCCATGAAACGTTATTTGGCTGAAAACGAAATTAATTTCTATATTATCAACGGAACGAAGATCGGTCAACAGTTAGGTTTGGGCAACCGTACCAATACGATCATGCAGTCTGCTTTCTTTAAAATCACAAACGTGATTCCTTACGATTTGGCTGTTAGCGAAATGAAAAAAGCTATCGACAAGTCATACGGAAAGAAAGGTGAAGCCATTGTGAAAATGAACTATGCTGCTGTTGATGCAGGTGGTTTGGCTGAAAACGTGGTGAAAGTTACCGTTCCTGCTGAATGGAAAAACTTGAAAGACGAGACGTGCGCTCATGACGAAAACCGTCCGGAATTTATCCGTAACGTGGTTGACGTGATGAATGCTCAGAAAGGTGATGATCTTCCTGTTAGTGCATTTGCGGGACGTGAAGACGGAACTTTCCCTGCAGGTACTTCTAAATTTGAAAAACGCGGAATTGCTATCAGTGTTCCGGAATGGCAAGTGAATAACTGTATTCAATGTAATCAATGTGCTTACGTTTGTCCTCACGCTGCAATTCGTCCGTTCTTGATTACTGATGAAGAATTGGCTGCTGCTCCTGCCGGAACAGAAACCAAACCGGCTATCGGTAAAGAACTTGCGGGATTGAAGTTCAAGATTCAGGTATCTCCGTTAGATTGTACGGGTTGTGGTAACTGTGCTGATGTTTGTCCGGCTAAGGAGAAGGCATTGATCATGAAACCGCTTGAATCTCAAGAGGCTGAAATCGCTCGTTTCGAATATATGGATAAGAAGGTTGGCTACAAGAAAGTAGTTGAGCCGAATAACGTGAAGAATTCTCAGTTCCAACAACCTTTGTTCGAGTTCTCCGGAGCTTGTGCCGGTTGTGGTGAGACTCCGTATATTAAGTTAATTACTCAATTGTTCGGTGAGAGAATGATGGTGGCTAATGCTACCGGATGTACTTCAATCTATGGAGGTTCAGCTCCTTCAACTCCGTATTGCAAGAATTATCAGTCAGGACGTGGTGTAGCTTGGGCTAACTCATTGTTCGAGGATAATGCCGAGTATGGTCTTGGAATGGCAGAGGGTAATAACCGTTTGCGTGATCGTGCTAAGAGATTGTTGGAAGAGAACTTGTCAAACTTCTCTGCAGAAACTCAGGCTGCTGTTAACGAATGGCTTGCTGCTTTCGAGGATGGAGAGAAGACTTTAGTTGCCAGCGATAATATGTCTGCTGCTTTGGCTAAAGAAAATTCAGCTATTGCTAAAGAGATTTTAGAATTGAAGGCTTACTTCACGAAGAAATCTCAATGGATCTTTGGTGGTGACGGATGGGCTTATGATATCGGTTATGGCGGTTTGGATCACGTGTTGGCAAGCGGTCACAACGTGAACGTGTTGGTAGTTGATACCGAAGTATATTCCAATACTGGAGGTCAATCTTCTAAATCAACACCTGTTGGTGCTGTGGCCAAATTTGCAGCTAGCGGTAAACGTGTTCGTAAGAAAGATTTGGGTGCAATGGCAATGTCTTATGGTTATGTGTACGTGGCACAAGTTGCTATGGGATCTAATCAAGCTCAATATCTGAAAGCGTTGAAAGAGGCAGAGGCTTATGACGGACCTTCATTGATCATCGCTTACGCTCCGTGTATCAACCACGGTCTGAAAGCAAGCATGGGTAAATCTCAGGCTGAGGAGAAGAAGGCTGTTGAATGTGGATACTGGCAATTGTACCGTTATAACCCAGCGTTGGAAGAAGAGGGTAAGAATCCGTTCCAATTGGATTCTAAAGAACCAGATTATAGCAAATTCCGCGATTATCTAATGGGAGAGGTTCGTTTCAACTCCTTGTTGAAAGCTGCTCCGGAAGAAGCCGAGAAATTGTTTGCTAAGACCCAGTCTGATGCTAAATGGCGTTATGAAGGTTACAAACGTCGTGCAGAAATGAAATATGGAGAGTAA
- a CDS encoding FimB/Mfa2 family fimbrial subunit has protein sequence MIKKIHILGIILASVLLVSCIEERLSADDTENASAYLQVRGNSLLSSTDPLDNEIKSLRILAFKKSTGQCVSNKLYSAELNDVINHPIDEGVYDFVFLANEPNLVSVLDGLNGINDYADLGNITYPEQAFRSDVSIPMFQELKNVEVLPDRGGARVDGGEIQSLVELQLERLGTRVDIVLEGEEDLTNYFKGITFYNLPEGITLMSASNASLGRSKNRKFTLTDDASYFTSVFPSLEQQSRGIVWVKKITRFILPFSNFSPEDDDSKAITLKVDMENRHSPSCHLKIQAKGVAGASKDNYTLPYNSALLLTGTIKSPLNLNIQVTPWGEENHNWQVGNFYLNVSDINVSITDFNGARITFSSNMPKVHVLPDLYVGEEQVVNMSTGKVFNDLVFTPVVNSPWFAQYGNPVHDGKFVKYETSRFSYIYDTESKTGSGYMDILLDEYNEIHNKTFRLVLSGEVDGEKKLQREIKVHTRQEGYRFDGIYWDGPYVGAFFRDDEKGERIITGQQPRLENTTDLSEWQVWIEKGDGDIVLSTTPSFDPFVGTATPGDAEDYPVRPNEFKQHESGSYVTGRGRVYFRVAWKRENPNPVIDNGLKQPRYAVVCLSYRRSTGWSPLSRIYIRQGEAADYLMTNGDNIQLGPLANKTRTEARKIAVFNLTTTKYKNGGENNYEDLSQIKSGVFVKYPSQAGVFFQWTSNAHPRRAYHPTKPVNGYSSTDDWDDIFVGARPMWDNGSGTDYAWNHKDISEVCPPGYHRPNDGYTNQIAYNGPYPNFERTLPLPVERSTHDGDPASNSNDQMYSEQIEKSEWRQSLALNPVAGELVLGNEAILDEQYPAERVGWKIYRYPTSPSFREDGEDENIKAVDGFYADGYFDRRPIQKQQIANGTNRYGVSVNTSQVAYRGCVFYNSATGASVFFPAGGRKELKGRLMYAGETGYYWSSSVSPIFPNSMYNAWAQESRRDLVGNVSTSISAGHLIRCFRDN, from the coding sequence ATGATTAAGAAAATACATATATTGGGGATAATTCTGGCATCTGTTCTACTGGTGTCCTGTATCGAAGAGCGTTTAAGTGCGGATGATACAGAGAATGCATCGGCCTATTTACAGGTGCGAGGGAACAGTTTGTTGAGTTCAACAGACCCGCTTGATAATGAGATTAAGAGCCTTAGGATACTTGCGTTCAAGAAAAGCACTGGACAATGTGTAAGCAACAAATTGTATAGTGCAGAATTAAACGATGTGATTAATCATCCTATTGATGAAGGTGTGTATGATTTCGTGTTTTTGGCGAATGAGCCGAACTTGGTGAGTGTTTTGGATGGTTTAAATGGGATTAATGATTACGCCGATCTTGGAAATATCACGTATCCCGAACAAGCTTTTAGATCTGATGTATCCATTCCGATGTTTCAAGAATTAAAGAATGTAGAAGTTCTTCCTGACCGAGGTGGTGCAAGAGTTGATGGAGGGGAAATACAAAGTCTGGTTGAGTTGCAATTAGAACGGCTTGGTACACGCGTGGATATTGTGTTGGAAGGAGAAGAGGATTTAACGAATTATTTTAAAGGAATTACTTTTTACAATCTTCCGGAAGGGATCACGTTGATGTCAGCAAGTAATGCCTCGCTTGGTAGAAGTAAAAATCGGAAATTTACATTGACAGATGATGCCAGCTATTTCACGAGTGTTTTTCCCAGCTTGGAGCAACAATCTCGTGGTATCGTGTGGGTAAAGAAAATCACTCGTTTCATCTTGCCTTTCAGTAATTTTTCACCTGAAGATGACGATAGCAAGGCTATTACATTAAAAGTTGATATGGAGAATCGGCATAGCCCTTCTTGTCACTTGAAAATACAGGCCAAGGGAGTGGCCGGAGCTTCGAAGGATAACTACACTTTACCTTATAATTCTGCACTTTTACTTACTGGCACGATTAAATCTCCTTTGAATCTTAATATTCAGGTAACACCTTGGGGTGAAGAAAATCATAATTGGCAAGTGGGGAATTTTTACTTGAATGTTTCTGATATTAACGTAAGTATTACCGATTTCAATGGTGCGAGGATAACTTTCTCGTCTAATATGCCTAAAGTTCACGTTTTGCCGGATCTGTATGTCGGGGAGGAGCAAGTTGTAAATATGTCTACAGGAAAAGTCTTTAATGATTTGGTTTTTACTCCCGTGGTAAATAGCCCTTGGTTTGCACAATATGGCAACCCGGTGCATGATGGGAAGTTTGTGAAGTATGAGACATCCCGTTTTAGTTATATCTATGATACTGAATCTAAAACAGGTTCGGGATATATGGATATTTTACTTGATGAGTATAATGAAATACATAATAAGACCTTTCGTTTAGTTTTATCCGGAGAAGTTGATGGAGAAAAAAAATTGCAACGAGAAATTAAAGTACATACTCGTCAAGAAGGCTATCGTTTTGATGGAATTTATTGGGATGGACCGTATGTTGGGGCTTTTTTTAGGGACGATGAAAAAGGAGAACGTATTATCACGGGGCAGCAGCCACGACTTGAAAATACGACAGATCTTTCCGAGTGGCAAGTGTGGATAGAGAAAGGAGATGGAGATATCGTTTTGAGTACAACTCCTAGTTTTGACCCGTTTGTTGGTACGGCTACACCCGGTGACGCCGAGGATTATCCGGTACGTCCTAACGAATTTAAACAACATGAATCTGGAAGTTATGTTACGGGAAGAGGTCGAGTTTATTTTCGAGTTGCATGGAAAAGGGAAAATCCTAATCCTGTCATTGATAACGGGCTCAAACAACCGAGATATGCAGTAGTTTGTTTGTCTTATAGGCGATCAACGGGTTGGAGTCCTCTTTCACGTATTTATATACGACAAGGAGAAGCTGCTGATTATTTAATGACAAATGGGGATAATATCCAGCTTGGTCCTTTGGCCAATAAAACTCGGACAGAAGCAAGAAAAATAGCTGTTTTTAATCTGACAACTACTAAATATAAGAATGGTGGAGAAAATAATTATGAAGATTTATCGCAGATAAAGAGTGGCGTATTCGTGAAATATCCGAGTCAAGCCGGGGTATTTTTTCAGTGGACTTCAAATGCTCATCCTCGCAGGGCATATCATCCAACAAAACCAGTGAATGGATATTCTTCAACGGATGATTGGGATGATATTTTCGTGGGAGCTCGACCGATGTGGGATAATGGATCCGGAACTGATTATGCATGGAATCATAAGGACATTTCTGAAGTTTGTCCTCCGGGATATCATCGTCCGAATGATGGATACACAAATCAGATAGCGTATAACGGGCCTTACCCGAATTTTGAACGTACTTTGCCGTTACCGGTAGAACGTTCCACTCATGATGGTGACCCTGCAAGTAATAGCAATGATCAAATGTATTCGGAACAAATTGAAAAATCAGAATGGAGGCAATCGTTGGCGCTTAATCCTGTTGCGGGAGAATTGGTATTGGGAAATGAAGCGATACTTGATGAGCAGTATCCCGCAGAACGTGTGGGATGGAAAATTTATCGTTACCCAACTTCTCCAAGCTTTCGTGAGGATGGTGAGGATGAGAATATAAAAGCCGTAGATGGTTTTTATGCGGATGGTTATTTCGATCGTCGTCCTATCCAGAAGCAACAAATTGCTAATGGAACTAATCGTTACGGGGTTAGTGTTAATACGTCACAGGTTGCTTACCGGGGATGTGTGTTCTATAATTCAGCGACTGGGGCTTCTGTATTTTTTCCTGCTGGAGGGCGTAAGGAATTGAAAGGTAGATTGATGTATGCGGGGGAGACTGGCTATTATTGGTCCTCTTCTGTGTCCCCGATATTTCCTAATTCGATGTATAATGCGTGGGCTCAGGAAAGTCGTCGGGATTTGGTAGGAAATGTATCAACTTCAATCTCAGCGGGACATTTAATTAGATGTTTCCGGGATAATTGA
- a CDS encoding DUF3575 domain-containing protein: MPEAYAQKVAVKSNLLYDATATFNLGVEFGLARKWTLDVPVNLNPWKFNDGMRLRHWGVQPEVRYWFCERFRRTFIGLHAHYADFNVGNFPDWSFISENMKQNRYEGYLYGAGISVGHAWILKKRWGIEATIGLGYARIVYDKYPCAECGSRLKSDTRNYFGPTKVGISLIYLIK, translated from the coding sequence ATGCCGGAGGCGTATGCACAGAAAGTTGCCGTGAAAAGTAACTTGCTATATGATGCAACAGCAACATTCAATCTGGGAGTCGAATTCGGGTTAGCCCGGAAATGGACATTGGATGTACCTGTGAATCTAAACCCATGGAAATTCAATGATGGAATGCGGTTACGGCATTGGGGTGTACAGCCTGAAGTCCGTTACTGGTTTTGTGAACGATTCCGACGTACGTTTATCGGTTTACATGCTCATTACGCAGATTTTAACGTTGGTAATTTTCCTGACTGGTCTTTCATAAGTGAGAATATGAAGCAAAATCGTTATGAGGGGTATCTATACGGGGCTGGGATTTCTGTCGGTCATGCATGGATTTTGAAAAAGCGCTGGGGGATAGAGGCTACTATTGGTTTGGGGTATGCTCGTATCGTCTACGATAAATATCCTTGTGCGGAGTGTGGTTCTCGTTTGAAATCTGATACTCGTAATTATTTTGGGCCTACAAAAGTGGGTATTTCACTAATCTATCTAATCAAGTAA